The genomic stretch TGAATTTTGTACATTAAGTGTCTGTTTTGATACATCATATTTTGTTACATCATTTAGCCAGTTACGTATATTCATTTGTTCTGTTTTGATAAATCATATGTTGTTACATCATTTGAGTAGATTTATACTCCAtgcgtctcataatagatgtctcacttccctttttcatttgtcccactaaagatgtcacatttccatttatggaaaaagttctctctcacattaatataaatactaTATCTTCTCTCTCCAcataacacacaaaacaaaacctcctaaaatcccgtaccgtcccacaagtgtgacattttttgtgggacggagggagtactttgtTTGTTTCTGCCTTGTGTGTGTATGCTTCAATAAGAGCCGAAAGTTAAATCAGTTCCTCAAGGGTTTAGTAATCCATATGGCTAGGATGTAGTACCAACCCACTAACACAACGTTCAACAAGGGCATCTAGTTAGAGCCAATTCCCTAGGGTTCATTTATCCATTGGGCTATGGTATAATATTCACAACTTCACGTAGGGGACCTCGATTGACCAAACTTGGTTCCAATCCATAGGGTTGGGCATAGTACAAACCCATACATATAAGTCTGATTAAGTTTGTTATATTCATTATAATTGTAATGTAcgactataattatttaatgtatatttCTCTTACTGAGTAATGTACGAAGTTAGTATTTTAATGTATGTTTTGTCTGATTCTGTTTGTGATCAGATGGGCGACCATGATTTTAGAAACTCTCCAATGCTGAAAGATATATAGAGAATGACAAGGAGAAGCATACAAACAAGAGGAAATATTgacatttttagtttgttttccagatatattattttttatacttgCTTTAAGACGAGTATTATTTAGTAGTTAAGTATTACATTGTTTTAGAGTTATCCTACTTTATAATTTTAACTCTACTATTATTATGTTATAAGTTTACATTACTATATACTTTTGACCCATGGATTGGTAAACCCAATTGGCATGAATTCAAGTTACCGTCAACATTATTCTTtgcaatctgtacattattcactgttACGAATGTACATTGTTAGATactatttgtacattatttactgtaccaaatctaaaacacacataaaaaaaataaaatttaattcatgtggtggtactataccctagcccatgGATTGATAAaatgttggggtttggagccccttgcacagcggaagacttgtacaaaacaaataaatcaaacGTAAGATCTATTTGACaaattatgagattaatctattcacatgttaacacagaattgcatgctagaacgcaaataattcacccttaaagaatataaatcctaaaacatgaattctacggattagagttaccgatttgattctccaaagaatcttCGATTGCTCGCGctttctccacgatgatcttcaatactagaccacaaatcttctaactggttcccgaactgtatctcgatatcagggtaggctgatcttatcaaaatactaggactaaAAAAAGAGACAGACCTTTCTCATGGAGGAGGAGCggaaaaactcacggaggagaaaattagaaaatttcgtCCTCCTTCAAAAAGagaagggacgaaaatttcatctttaaaaattgtcttttctgtctcatttattctcctatttatattaagttcatattgggcccagtcagggatctatggaaagttttggatatgggctcccccaattagcattttactaattaaattaaactcacaatttaatacaagcttatattggaatattacgagcagccaatccgaaattacaagtaatccaggtttccattttatttattatttatttctcgtgcttaagatatacatgtccattaattaattaaagtctgctatgcatttaattaattaacatcttatcaattccaagagtggacttagcaagaaatatttatttattattcatggaataattaaattccaactggccagtttccgaataataaaaccttgttcaagctcctcttgagctcttgaggacattatcaaacgagactcacctcgcgcacgattcaacataatagcaatcctagcaccgctagatattaatcaccactacccaatatatcaggattattgggttgcgaaaaacccggaCCTtatgataagtcaaagtagtgcataatcaataccgtatgctcaatgctaacgtatgtagattaagaaatagtattttatcaagacctagtctttcagtagatagcataaagacacgtcttgctgttagatccatttagggccggcaattttcgacacgacacgaaaatccgacacgaatccgcacgaaattattgggttgtggtcaagtcttattggatccatgtccttatcgggttgacccattaagaacccgataatttcgggttgggttcgggtcggatgcgggtcggatacgggtaacccattaagaaataatattattatttttattattatttaacaaaatatatattactttaattttttaatttcttataaattaggtttaaatagtataaaatgaattttaattgtgtaaattaggttaaaaattaaggtttaatcgtgtaatattaggttttaatcgtgtaatatcaggttcgggttgttatcgtgtcgtgtcaacccatattatatcgtgtcgatgacgggttcgtgtcgggtgcgggtcgtgttcggatttgaaggtagcaggtcgggttcgtgttcggatttacagtttccttaacaggtcgggttcaggttaggccttattgggttgggtcattatcaggttgacccgataatgacccaatccgcacgatttgccagccctagatccattcagtgctataccacaccaacataatcttatttcaataaggcttagaaataatcggactaacattgcaacctttcgcgataggtagccaaagcctatctaggttgtgaaattcttctttttcttttgcaaagcattgcatagaaccgacagtagttaccttaaagtggacgacacCCACAACCaatctactaagcaaaagacttaggctttgtttacttatgcatttaaatgtttataaaatatcttataaacgcacaagcaaatacaatgtaataatatactgattctattcgtgcaaactgctcgaataatattgaatcgggttaaaagtggattgtagagttttccgtatacaagcaagattatattcgcgcgaacttgctcgaaacatgcttttcagtatactaaatcTAACAAtaaaccctaggggaatgaatCAAACTTCCTGCTCTTGGTGATGGTTTTCGTTTGTGaatgggtactacaacctagccccatggattgctaaacccaaagggcatgaattcaagttcctttcaacattattctcttcaatttgTACATTATTCAGTGTTAcgaatgtacattattagatactattggtacattatttactgtaccaatctaaaacacacattaaaaaacaaaatttaattcatgtggtggtactataccctagccccatgggttgctaaattCAAACTCCCTGCCCTTGGTGATGGTTTCTTTTTGTGAGTGTGTACTACAACCTAGTCACATGaattgctaaacccaaatgaTATGGATTCAACTATCACCAAACATTAAATACTTACACATGTACATCATTTAGTATTACACGTGTACATTATTTAACAAAAGGTCATTATTAGAACGCAGCATGTACATTAgacgaaaaaaaaaacatgaaacaaTGTACATATCGGATTGGttcatgcaaaaaaaaataataaacaaaaatcaCGTCTAATGTGGGTGGCGTGAATAATACGTGATATGGATATGGTATatcataataaaaaatcaacttaattaaaGAAAGAATTATCATTTGTTGATATgaattataattaaagaaattatACGTGATGTGGAAAGATCTCCATTATAAAAAGATATGATAATTAGAATCATATAGGTAATAAGAAAACTGATTTTAATGTGGGTGGCGTGAAATTAGGAATATTTAAACCAATTCTAAAACAGATTTCCTAAAGcacccttttcaattttttatatactttttgtaattttcaaCTGGCATAATTAGGGACATTAAATGAGAATATCCAACGGTTATAATTAGTGTTGCGTTTTCCAAATATCTATTATTGTAAGTTAAAGTCAACCAATTAACAAAAATGTAGTCAATAAagaatttttttccttttttctctcatctccataTCTTTCTTCTTTGAACGGTTTTTCTCAATTCATGGCGGTTTCTCGGTATTTCTCCGCCAATTTTCCTCCATTTCAACATATTGTGAATAGAGTAATTCGTCCGACTCCAGCAATTTTTTGTGTAAAGTGAATATGATTAAATTGTGTATATTGAATTTGTGGAAAAAATGCGAACAAAAAATATGTTTCTATGGACAAATGTTTATCTAAATTAAACATTTAatcttattaaaaatttaataattacaAAGTTTATTAAGTAAAATGCATTTTGTTAAAAGCCAAGACCACATTCTCTTTTTTTAGCTCTACTGCTGTATAAACAATCATGCAAAAAAGGTAAGCTGGATTGCGAATTGTCTAATGTATTTGGCACTTCAATTAAAAATGAACATCAAATAATGTTTGCcccaaaataatatttttgcTCGACAAATTCAACAATATCAAGATGTGACGAATACAAACAACTGAATTCATGAATGTACCTATAATTTGTTAAAGAATTCAATTTATATGgtattcttctttctttttatgtGTTGTTATTGTTGGCTCAAATATCACTCACATAAAGTGTTATGACATTCTTATCTCAATTTTTCTCTGAGTCTGATATGATTCATACCATTTTGTCCTTACGTTTTTATTGAAAATTATGGGCACAGAGTAATAAATTCCACATTTAACCAATGATGCATTTGATCATTGCGATTGAATAGCTCGTATTCATTTGTTTAGTGAACTTATCATAACCAGGcaataatattaaatctataatATTATCAGTGACTGCATAATTACTCAATTCGACATATATTATCTATTAACTTCAAtgggtaaaaaaataaaaataatttaataagcATAAATTTTTTGCCTTAAATTAACAGTTCCAATAATTGAGGTGTTGAATCTGTACATATAATCCCCCCATCATTCACTCATATCCAGTtctaataaaacaaataatgttgtactattaaattagtacttaaaGGTTGGCATACATATATGGCATCTAATTCATCTCtcactaattaattaagtgaAAGGTAGAGTCACACTCCAATTTCCCACTATTATAATTAACATCCTATAGTAGTTTATAAAACGCAACAAAAAATATCTATATCCACTGCAAATTTCAATACCTTCTACATTTTCATGGATATCATGAAGAAAAGGTGCTTATATGCATACAAATAGATAAACAAATAAGTTTTCTACTGTGTGTCTCCTCACCTTGCAGTGCGtgtatgtgttttttttgtcaGCGTTGGAACTGAAGTTATCACTGTGGATATTCAGGCAACCAAAGATTTGCTCACTCTTGGCCACTGCTATCTTGATGTTAggtaagaaattaaattatgatcaACTACAAAATAATCATGAAATTCAGTCACATtttgattaaatttaaatttgttgttttgatttgaatttttatatactagGACTGAAGAAGAATTCAAGAAAGGTCATCTGGAGAATGCTTTGAACATTCCATATATGTTTACTACTCCAGAAGGTGgacatattttttcaaattgtattaaataaattataatccaATTTAAGTTatcttgatttttttaatctcatttaatattttgatcAGGCAGGGTCAAAAATCCCAAGTTCCTGGAACAGGTTATGGCAATTTTGGGAAAGGAAGAAAATCTTGTTGTGGTATATCAATTAGTAAATTTAATTCTTTATGgtgttattatttttatcttattaCATTTTTAACAAATACAGGGTTGCCAAAGTGGGGTTAGGTCTGTGTATGCAACTACAGATCTTCTTGATGCAGTAAGTTTAATTAATCCTTtttcttgtaatttttttttcttcgaaTTTTTGTTTAAATACATCTATCAAAGTATTTTTGTTCAATCAATGtagcgttttttttttaaaattttatttatatatcacAGGAATTCAAGCATGTGCTCAACATGGGTGGTGGATACATTGCCTGGGTCGGAAATGGATTTGCAGTTAAGAAGTCAGATGATGTGAAAATATGATTTGAATAAGTATTTAGTGTCCGTTTATTGCTGCACCTACAATAAGAAATGGATACATTATATTGAAATGTAGTAATATAATATTTCAGTGAAAGAAATGCTATTGTTCGATAAGCTAATGAAGCGTGTGTCTGTATGATTTAGTAAGTATTATGatggatacgaactaaacaactaaacaataattgcgagcccgatagcagtgacggcccatcagcccaaaacccaagaaagagtatcagttcggcacaaccaaagagttcggtcacagcctatagctcggtagtatcagttcggcacaaccaaagagttcggtcacaacctatagctcggtaaaagccgaccaatcgagctcaactctcagatcggcaaaagctgatcggcaaagttcagcagttcggtctcagtattcgaccgaacaaggagatagtggacccatgcaggatctccacgacctccattacacccacgaactatttagtggtattaagcagttatcaaccccactaccagggctgcaaaccacgatcttagtttgaatgtataaatagaacttagatcagatagaccagggttaagctctctagatcctgaatcttatagcaaatcagtattgtaatctgtaagcgagaccaagcaatacaaatttgccctctcttcttcccgtggacgtagatttatctcagtaaatcgaaccacgtaattttccgtgttgtgatcgtttattacttgcatttattcccatcaaaaattcgccaaatcatcaatggcgccgtctgtgggaaacagaaaaccaaaactgtgataaaagcgagtttttgatccttttccaccaaaaaatgcgtaccagatcacacaatacccatacttccgtccgtgatgaacgtgaggaagctagtccagcccgtaggtctggaaaacagcctcgggagaaatctgcctccagttctcacggtgaaagaacaaaccactcaaaaagtcatcgcaccgagcctccccagcagctcgctttgaatgaggctgtcaagttgttcttggctgagaagcaggatgagttcttaacattcctgcaaaagagccagaagccggagaagaaaacggcggattctccctccccctccagacatgaaagtcactaccgcagtagtgtcgtatcttccaggagaaagaatcctcaccaccgatatgttccttctcctccttgttaccgaaatcacaggagaactccatctccaccataccgtagagatgtcggattcgctatgtatggagcgctgaagactccgttttcggatgatatcaccagaactccgttgccacaaaattaccgaactccgtcagtgactatgacgggttagtggatcctcatgatttcctgggacgctatcagtataatatggcgaaccaaggtctcaatgaggttcatatgtgtaagctgtttcccgagctgctcatcgggaacgcaagaaggtggtttgatagcctccctcaaggcagcattagatcttacagagatctaatggatgcttttcataggaggttcttccagaaagcggaaacccgaatcacttcggctcagctgctttctatacgtcaaggtcgcgatgaaaagattagcgacttcatgacaagattccacaaggaatgcctacaagtagatgatctcaatgatctacttgtcatttcggcattccaaaatggaattctgccaggagctctacagaaagctcgttgaatgcagtccgcaaacagctcaagagatgtgggacattgcggaccagttttctcgtgctgatgaggcagaccgtcgaaaacggtctttagacagctcttccagaggagacaagaggaagcccgatcatagcgatcagggacatcctcgccgaactccttttgaaagaattcaaagggcaccggtacaagacagattgggaccacgtctcaatcctgagaaaccacccgctcagttcgtaccattgaacaagtcgagagcggaaattttcgaactgcattctgatatgttcgaaaaaccaaagtcgatgacgaaatcggccacgcgccgaagtcaggatataatattgctccttccatcaagaccacggtcacgataccgaggagtgccgaaatttggcagcagatatgattcttgtgaaagcagggacgttaaaaaaataccaaagcaagccgccgaaaaagaataagaaacagagaagtgcgaactgcgctcctcaggatcctaaaaggcaacaggatcccgaagacgatgacgagccgcaatatgatggagtgatccagactattgacgctctcccagccgggaagactaaatcgtctctaaaat from Salvia splendens isolate huo1 chromosome 15, SspV2, whole genome shotgun sequence encodes the following:
- the LOC121767690 gene encoding thiosulfate sulfurtransferase 18-like; the protein is MDIMKKSVGTEVITVDIQATKDLLTLGHCYLDVRTEEEFKKGHLENALNIPYMFTTPEGRVKNPKFLEQVMAILGKEENLVVGCQSGVRSVYATTDLLDAEFKHVLNMGGGYIAWVGNGFAVKKSDDVKI